In Perca fluviatilis chromosome 19, GENO_Pfluv_1.0, whole genome shotgun sequence, the genomic window GGGACACACCAGAGTGGCCCGTTTACTCTCAGGGTTAGACGCAAAGCCCTGAGCACACTAGTAGTTTATTTGTACTGTTAACCTACTAAAATCTGAGACACTGAACATGAGGAAACCCTATGGGTTGCCACTGGCTACTGGACATTTTGGCTTTGGAACTGCTGTTTCTTGTTGTGGCAATACTGCTCTATTCTGTATGTTTGAGGTTCATGGAAGTAAGATCAAGGTGTTGTCACAGTACAACACAGATAGCAAACAGACCTTTAACTGCATCAACACAACATGAATAATTTAGTGGTTGTCTATTTTTAATCTCTGCATTAAATGGCCTGTCAATCAATTTGAGAGTGATTCCAGTGTTGGGTTTAGATTTTTGGTGGTGGATCAACAGTTTTAAACAGCAATGTTTCTAAACACTATTTGAAAAACACCAAGtacatttttcatctgtatgTGGTCAAAAATCTGGGCttcaaacattattttaaggacCCCTCTGCAATGTCCTCAAAGAGGTTCTCATtgaatttttttagtttttgacaTACTGCCAGAGTTAGAGATGAAATAATGTTGCTTACCCTATGCCAACAGCGAGTATGTGAGAAATGATTAATGAAGGAAGGAAAAGCTTCAGGAAGTCAGCAGAGAGAACACCACCCTTCTTCATGACGCTGGTGTTCCTAATGCTGAGAGAGGTTGAGCGCTTAGGGTACTTCAGCAGGAACTCCCTATGGAGAAGCACattaatttttcagttttgaatacattaaaatcaatgagCGCCAGTCTAATGTCATACCAACACCTTTGCTCACACAGACATCTATTTTCATTCTATGAATTACAATTACAAATCACagcatgaaataaatatatttaggcTTATATGTGTAAGAGATTAGCCCAACAGAGTTAACAATTTCCTATTCCTGTTAGCTCTGTCATCACTGTAATCACTGCCATTTTTCATGTTGGTGGTGATTACGTGTGCATCTAAATTGTACTGTATTCACATGGTTCATAGTCATAGACAATTTGCTATATAATTGTGTAACAGCACATTTTGGTCTTAAATCTAGGAATAACCGCAGTAGTGGCCTAAAGGCtaaagaagcgagcttgtgaccggcaggtcgccggttcaatccccagactgacaggatgaaatctgggtggggaaagtgaaagagcagcttgtccctccctcattacctcAACCGCTcaagtggagctgctcagtggccagcagatcagactgtggttgtactgggcagcttccaggtctgaatgtgtaactgtgtgaatgcgacaggtcgtcgttgctaATGAGAAtctgttctcaatcgacttacctgaataaataaaaggttaaaaaataataataaataataattatgttAACTGagtgtcactacccgatgtgagtcgagtgcagatgtgagttgcgcgtgctcagatttaaacggtttacggcataacgccaAGGGATCCGGCAAacattttagctatctatgattgtttgattgctaacgttagctcaaaatgccattcaaatgacagcctttgttgtgtttgattgctaacttgtagccagcagtgaatgaacttcgttatgtaggtccatttttattgcATTGACATTACAGAAGCCTCTTGTTGGCAGGTTCTTATAGGCTACTTCAGCCTCTAATCTAGAACTGACATCAGGGATCATGCCGTGAAAATGTGATGCCTTAcgctaaataataaattactgcTATGTAATGTACCTATCTCATTATTGTGTGGCTAACAGCAAAACAGATCTGCGTGAAGTCGGTatagtgacgcatgcgcaactcacatctgcactcgactcacatcagGTAGTGACACCAAGTTAACGCCACTGAAATGGCTACATACTTTGGTGGATTGTTCTCAGGTCGACTAGACCAGTCCCAGATCCAGTCAGCATTTTTCTTCATCATGTTCTCTACTTCCCGCCTTCTTTCTTGGAAGTCTTCATCTGACTAAAAACACAGTCAAGCAACATTTTGCCATCACtgatatttaaaaacaacagtaTGCAGTAAAACATAATATGAACTGTTTAATAAAACTACACGTAATTAATTAGACTTTGATACAGGTCAGTGGTGACAACAAATATACCTGTGAGCTGTTTGCCTCTGAGCCTCTCCACAGAAGAAGGGGGGTCTGGGCTCTAAGTGGGCTGTtgtgaaaaagacaacacataaGGGAACCGTTGGTCACTTAAGACACATGTATTGCACAacgtataaaaaaaaacacaaactgtgCTTCCCTTTCCCCCACATACCTGTTGCATTGAGAGCTTCCTTTGGAGCTGTTTTTGCCCGACTCGTGCTGTGCATCTAGTAGCATTTTCTCCACGTCACCCTCCTGAATAGACGTGGGGATTTGCTCCTGGCTTCCGTGGTGACTGGTACTTTGAGAGCCAGTACCACTAAAATGCAGCTCAACCCAGGAaccttaaataaaataaacagtcttaacacattAAATCTGATGGGTGTCCAGTGCGGTATTATTGGCCTTTTAGGCTGGGACTGCCACGCAGGCTAGGGCTTCAGTAgaacaacaaatacaatgtCCTTGGCTTGAAGGCATTTTGATTTTGCAACATTGCAGATAAGCCTCATGAACTAACTGGGTGCTGGGCTATGTGATCTATCGATCGATACAATAATGTAGTAGTGTTAAGCTTTACCTCGACTTTTCAGGTCAGGCTTTAACGTTAGTTACCTCGTGTTTTCTTAACTatctgctagcgctag contains:
- the bnip4 gene encoding BCL2 interacting protein 4: MSLQKDISSDESLQGSWVELHFSGTGSQSTSHHGSQEQIPTSIQEGDVEKMLLDAQHESGKNSSKGSSQCNSPLRAQTPLLLWRGSEANSSQSDEDFQERRREVENMMKKNADWIWDWSSRPENNPPKEFLLKYPKRSTSLSIRNTSVMKKGGVLSADFLKLFLPSLIISHILAVGIGIYIGKRLTSHNTY